Within Triticum urartu cultivar G1812 unplaced genomic scaffold, Tu2.1 TuUngrouped_contig_6655, whole genome shotgun sequence, the genomic segment tggATGCCAACAACACCTCTTCATGTTCATCTTGTTCCAACTGGGACCGATCCAAGGAGATGGATCAGGCGTATATTACGCCTGAGGAGAGGGACATGAGGAGGATGGCGGCCCGCTCCTCCTCGCCCAGGCACGACGGCTTCCTCCGCCGCATCCGCATCCTGCGCCGTTGCTTGAGCACCGCGTCCTTGGCGAACCCCACCATGTGGAGCTCCACGGTGTGAGTAGTCGTCTTGGTCTTGATCTTGTTGGTGCTGGCCTTgttgtcctcctcctcctcctccttggtaCTAGAAGCCTCCGCCTTGGATAGGATGGCGTCGTCCCTCTTGGGCTTCCTCTTGGCCTCCGGGTCGAGCCCCATGGCCACCCGCCGCCTCTTGCGGTACCGGATCCCGCACGCGTTGCACAGCGACTGCGATCAAATGAAATCAAATCAATTCAAATCAGTTGATCAGATGGATCGGGTCGGATAAGATGAGGCATTCAACCATTGATCGTAACAAGGATCGACCGGAACAGAGCAGATCGAAGCCGGACAGCGGAAGGGGAAAAGAAAACAAGAAGTAAAAAAGAGCGTACCTTTGGTCCGTTGGGTCCGCCGCGCCAGAGCGGCGTCTTGGTGGTGTTGCAGTCGTCGCAGGCCTTGGGGTCACCGGAGGCGGTGCGCTCCTCaggatccgccgccgcctccacctcaACCATCTTGTGGGACTCCATCTCCGCCGGCGACATCTTGTATGAGGAGGAGGGATCGATTCCTGATCGCCGCTGCTCCCCGATCGCCCGCTTGATTGATCGCGCggggaagggaagggaagggaagggaaggaggaaGGCGGGAGGGGGCGAAGATTCGATTCCGCGGGCGGCGGCTCGGGGTTGGGTTGGGTTCGAATGGAGGGAGGGGTTTGGGTTTATCCCTCTGCTCTGCTGCGGCTGTGGGTGAGGGTTTAGCTTAGCTGCCAAAGAAAGGCGTCTGTTTTTTtagcggcggggggggggggggggggggggatcgcGACCCCCTACTGCCCGAACTGTGAATTTACCAAGCTGCCCCCCGCTCGGCCCATCCAAAGCCCACCCGATTCAACGCTTTCTGTTGCTGCACGGGTTCGGCCCACCAGAAAAAAAAAAGCAATCTTTTTCTGTGCTGCTCCCGGTGCCGTGCCAATACAAAATCAACACCTTTTCCTTCTAAACAAAAAAAGGGACCAAATCAATCtttctttgtgtgtgtgtgtgtctagaATAATAAAATAAAGGACGCGTCTACGAAGCAGCCGGGTGCTCCCTAGCGTTTCCTGGCAGCCACCCAGAAAAGGTAATTTTCTGTCCCCACTGTCCAGGATAGGAAAGTACCTGGCCCCCGCTCCCGATTCCCGCAACCACCCATCGAGCGGTCAAAACACCTGGTCCTCCCCTTTGCCCGATCCCTCCCCCACCCCTGCACATCTCCTTCCTCCTTTGTCCTCACCAGCCCCATCTTCTTCTCTCTCAAGCAAAGAAGGACAGCACGCCCCTTCCCCTCACCACTTCCAGATCCAAAGCAAACCTTCACAGCCCACCAATGGCGGCTTCATTGATGTTTCTTCTCTAGGCGCCTGGTTCCTGATTGCCCTGCAAAAAGGCAAAAAAACAAGACAAAAAGGTCAGATTTGGCTCATCTTCCAGATCCCCCTCCTCTTTCCCCACGATTTGCCTCTTCTGTAAGGCTTCAGATGTGCAAAACATTGTGTAAAAAAGCTGTGATGTTAAGCATGTTTAGACTGCTGTTTGGGCAAGTTTCAGCCCCCTGATTTGGGCAAATTTAGTCTGATATTAAGCATCATATTTCTTCCCAGGCTTCAAAATCTATTTCCAAATCTGTTGCATATGAACACATTTATAAATCTGTAGGCAAGTGCTGATAGTAAATGCTGAcaaaaaaattaggaaaatataATGGCTTGAGCAAGAAAAACAACTGAGCAAAACAGTGCTTATAAGAGGATGAGAAACAAACAGATCATGATCTTTCTGACGTGTTCCGGTTCTATTAATTGCTTAAAACAGTGAaaaaataaacattctgtttgaGCAAAAACAGTGCTATAATGAGGCAACTAAGTATATGTCTGCACAAAACTTTGAAAACTTATGCCATGGCAAAAACATGAACACTTTTGAAACTTATAAGACAATGAATACTGACATCAATGTGGCTTATTGGAGCAACTTACAAATATAGGATTAAGCAAAAAAGCATAATGATGTCGAGGCAACTCTTGAAGAAACTAGAAAAAAGATTCCTCTTGGACATTTGTTTCCATTATTCCTTGGTTACGATAGTGAAAACACACTAGAAGAAATAAATGTAACTGAAATTGCAACTAAAAAACAAGAGACAGTTGCGTAGTACAAATTACCTTTGTTGTATCATATCCTTCACCATGATCCAAAAAAAGTTGGAAAAGTTGCCAGTATACAGTTGCAAAATTATTAGTATTTCATCCTGCAAAAGAAGGAAAAAGCCAACAAAAAATACATATACCAACAACTATCTCAGCTGCGAAACATTACTTCAAAAGCATACTGAGCATATCCAAAGACACACAA encodes:
- the LOC125530917 gene encoding GATA transcription factor 16-like, whose amino-acid sequence is MSPAEMESHKMVEVEAAADPEERTASGDPKACDDCNTTKTPLWRGGPNGPKSLCNACGIRYRKRRRVAMGLDPEAKRKPKRDDAILSKAEASSTKEEEEEDNKASTNKIKTKTTTHTVELHMVGFAKDAVLKQRRRMRMRRRKPSCLGEEERAAILLMSLSSGVIYA